The DNA window TCCATCGGAACTTCCCAAGCTAAAAAGAGGCTTTCCAGACATTCAGGTTAATTCTACTCATCTCTTCCGAGAAGAATTAGGCATCTATGCAGGCAACCTGTTTGAGGCTGTTAGGCAAGGCCATGAGTTTTATGCAAGCGCAGATGATTTGAGAGAGTCAATCTGCGTTCCTCTGGAATGGAACTATGATGCTGGACTAATGGCAGGAATAGGCCTGGCTGAAGGAGCTGTCCAAAGGATGAGGCTAGAAAGTGGCCCTAAGGCTATTGATATACTTCTAAAAAGTAAGAGAGAAGGCGCTTCCGGACTGCATGATAGCATCTGTAAAGTGTTGCAGTCAGCTTTCAATTTCACGACTAACCCTTATAGTTCAGAGGACGGAACTGCAAGTTATGTATCTATAAATAGCTCAGCGGTTGCCACATGGATCAATAACCTTTTTCCTTTGCGGCAACGAACATATGACGGCGAGTTTCTGGCTTTTGTAGGAGACGATGTAAAACTTGGTTTTTTCGCAGCATATATTGCAGCAAAGGGAAGGTATCAAGCCGGCACGCTCATGACAAACTCTACGCGTAAACATATTCTTGAGGACTTACATGAGATTGCGGCATCAGCTAATTTAGGCAGCACTCTCCTGGGGCCCTATCAGTTGCGCGCTCGCTTTAAGGACTGTATGTCTGAATCATATCGTCTCCGGATACATCCGCACTCAGTCATCACAATGTATGAGAAAGGCATGCTTCTCAATCCAGCGCATGAGGAACAAGTCAAGAAAAGGCTTCATGAGGGCCGCACTTGCATTCAAAACTAGGAAGCTATCCTGAATCAACAAAACTAGAGATACTCCTCAACCCTGAACTCCCTCTTGCGGTCGCATTGAAAAGTGATGCAATGCCTTCTTGTGAGCCTCTGAAATAAAAGAGAGATCAGCGACACAGGGGATGCTCCACACGGGAAATGTCGCTTACCACATCTATAAGCGCGAGGCGAACTTGGCATTGCCGAACGAAGTGAGCAACTTTTCAATGCGACCCCTCTTGCACAACTTATTTAAACCCGCCCTTGTTGGAGGAATGGATGGTCTTTTACTACAGCCTTGATCCGGTCCTCTTCCATCTTGGCCCATTGGAGATACGCTGGTATGGCATCATCTATGTTCTCGGCTTTGTGCTTGCCTACTTCATGCTGAAGTATCTGGTTAAGCTCAAGAAGCTGCCTCTCTCAGCAAAGGATATTGAAGACTTAATGTTCTACGAGATGATAGGAGTTGTGATTGGCGCAAGGATATTCTATATCCTCTTCTACAACCTATCATCGTATGCTGCGAATCCTCTCTCTGTATTTGCAGTCTGGCAGGGCGGCCTAAGTTTTCATGGCGGCCTGGCAGGCGCCTTTCTCGCAGGCTGGCTCTTCTGCAGAAAAAGAAACTTTGATTACCTGGCTCTTGCTGATCTCGTCGTCATCCCGGCAAGCCTTGCCCTTTCTTTTGGCAGGATTGCCAACTTCATCAACGGAGAGCTTGTCGGAAGAGTGGCCACTGTTCCCTGGGCAGTCCAGTTCCCTGGCTATGACGGAGCCAGGCATCCTTCCCAGCTCTATGAATCTGGAAAAAACATCCTCATCTTTTCTATGCTCTGGATTCTGAAGAACCGGGAGTATAAGAAGGGAACCCTCTTTGCAGCATTTATCATCCTCTATTCATCCCTCAGGTTTTTCATCGAGTTTTTCAGGGCCCCCGATCCCCAGCTGGGATTTTTGGTGTTTGGCCTGACCATGGGGCAGATCCTCAATATCGCGATGCTCATGATTGGGCTGTGGGTGTTCTACAAGACACGATGAATTCCGACAAACTTGCTATGGCTGGTGCAGGATTCCTGCTTGTGGCAGTCCTTGGCCTTGTCAGCTCTCTTGATTTTCTTTTTCCTGCGCCTCCTCTTGATCTGGCAAGCTTAAGGGTGAATGCAACCCTGCTTGAATCCCTTGCTTCGGATGCGCCTGTCACGCTTCTGGTCTTTACCGACTATGGATGCGGCCCCTGCAAGTCCCTCTACTCCGTTCTTGAACGAATCAAGGGAGGATATGGCGAGAATGTCGCAATCATCACAAAGTTCATGCCATCCAAAGACGGCAAGCTTGAAACCGGCCTTGCTGCAGAGTGCGGGAATGATGCTTTCAGGATGTATCTCTACCTTGGCCAGGGCAAGGATCCTCTGGCCTATGCTGAGATGGCAGGCCTTGGCAATGAGACTGTTCTTGACTGCATGAGGAATACATCAACCCAAGACAAAGTTTTGGAGGGAATCGAGCTTGGAACAAAGCTCGGCGTTACAGGCCTTCCAACATTATTCATGAATGGGGTTGCTGTCGAAGGCGCTGCATCCTATTCAGAGCTGAAACTGCTTATTGATTCGGAGCTCCAATGAGCCGTATACTGGAATTCATCAAGGATGGATACCATGCTTCATTTGAGATCCTGAGAGGCCAGAGAAGGCAGCTTATCACCCCATTCCTCATTGATATTGCCTTCCTGTATGTTACAGGCTTCATCACTGCGGCCTTTGGAAATAAGATAACAGAGTATGCGGTCCAGCTGGGCTTTCTGGTGTCGAGCAGATCAGGAAACCTGACGCAGCAGTATGTCTCAAGCAGCATTCCCCAGATGATGGCTGCAAATCCCCAGATTGCATCTTCAGTCTACACACTCATCCTCCTTTTCAGCCTGTCCTCGCTCGCGGCCTTCGTGCTGTTCCTCAGCCTGGAATCCTTCAGCTTCTGGCTTATCCTGAAGCAGTCGGGATATCCTGTCGCATTTGGCCGATACTTCCTCCAGTTCTTTCAGGTTTCATTAGTCTGGTTAGCCTTTATGGTCGTCTACTGGATGAGTTCCTATGCAGACAGCCTTCGGTTTACACTCTCCAACAGGACTGCCCTCTACACCCCAAGCCCTGGCTTTTTGGTATACCTTCTTCTTGTTGGGTATTTTGCTTTGATATCCTACAGCCTCATTGGCACAGGCTCCTTCAAATCGATCATCACATCAACATTCTCCCTTGGCGTTAAGAAAGCCCATCTCCTGGGAGCATTGGCCGTCAGCCTCATTGCATTGTACAGCGTCTTCAATCTGATCCTTGTTTTCGCGTTTCTCCTGAACCAGTTCCTTGGACTGATGCTTGGCTTTGCTCTTGTTGTCCCCTGTCTGATATTCGTGCGGGTTGTCATGGCCAAGGGAGTGAGGAAACTGGTTGGCCTCACTTCGAAGGAATGATGCTGCATACACTGTACGGCTGGGGGATTCTTTTGCGCCGAAAGTTATATAAGCTCTGTTGCATTTTTGGAGCAAATGGTGGTCGCTCCGAGTGTGCTGACACACGCTGACGAAGAAAGTTATTTAAGAAAACACGTTGCGCGAAATATCTCCTTGACGAATTCTTTATCTGATGCCGAACTGCCAATCCATGAAAAAAACTGTTATTTTCACCCTTACGAAAAAGACGCTGTTTGGCCGGTTACTAATTTTACCGATACCTATCCACCAATGCCGGAATTCAAAGACGACCCTGTAATGCAAAGATTAAGATCCTTGTATATCGCTTTAGACGACTATATTCAT is part of the Candidatus Nanoarchaeia archaeon genome and encodes:
- a CDS encoding thioredoxin domain-containing protein; protein product: MNSDKLAMAGAGFLLVAVLGLVSSLDFLFPAPPLDLASLRVNATLLESLASDAPVTLLVFTDYGCGPCKSLYSVLERIKGGYGENVAIITKFMPSKDGKLETGLAAECGNDAFRMYLYLGQGKDPLAYAEMAGLGNETVLDCMRNTSTQDKVLEGIELGTKLGVTGLPTLFMNGVAVEGAASYSELKLLIDSELQ
- the lgt gene encoding prolipoprotein diacylglyceryl transferase — its product is MVFYYSLDPVLFHLGPLEIRWYGIIYVLGFVLAYFMLKYLVKLKKLPLSAKDIEDLMFYEMIGVVIGARIFYILFYNLSSYAANPLSVFAVWQGGLSFHGGLAGAFLAGWLFCRKRNFDYLALADLVVIPASLALSFGRIANFINGELVGRVATVPWAVQFPGYDGARHPSQLYESGKNILIFSMLWILKNREYKKGTLFAAFIILYSSLRFFIEFFRAPDPQLGFLVFGLTMGQILNIAMLMIGLWVFYKTR